The following nucleotide sequence is from Sander vitreus isolate 19-12246 chromosome 3, sanVit1, whole genome shotgun sequence.
ACTGTTATTGGAAGGAACTGTATTTCCAATAGAAATGATGTTGGTGACACTCTGTACAGCACATGTAattcaaatgaaataataaatgcaAGGTTGAAGAATTGATTCTGCTTTGCCACcaaatattaatgttttttttgagattattttaacTTCTCAACTGCCTGCTGAAGTTGAAAACAACACTGATGAAATGTGAGACTCAACCAAAACTGTAAAGGTCTGGGCCATAAAACCCAAACAATGAGCTTAAAGATGCTAAAACGCTGCATATACTGTAGCgttgaggggaactgcagagtcaaGTTAGTTCTCTGTGTCACTACGTGTGTCACCTTCCACTTTACACATAGTCATCCATCCATTGTTTAtataacaaatgtatttatttgtttatttaaaagggacaatgcaattgacattttttgtttacactcaaaatgtaaatgtgccagagttagcaaaaaagttaattttaatCTGTAGTCCCTTGGCAGGTcaagacatcatcatcatcatcatcatcatcatcatcaaaaaaaagaatgcaaaaaagatagaaagcaaattaagaaaaaaaaagaaaagagaaagggacaaataaaataaataaaaaaataagtacaatACAAAGAAGGGCAGTACCTAGGATGAGGTAAACCAGCTATTGATGATTAATATTGATGATTGTAGCTTCAAAATGGGACGACTATATGAAAAGGGTTATCATTTTTACACTATTCATCTGGTGTAAATTAAAACACCAACAATCAATGTGCTGGAGTATCAAGCCAGCATAACAAAAAATCCATCAGGGTTCCAAAACCTCATGACTGTGCAGTATAAACCAATGACGTTGAGTTTGACCTACTGTAGGTTTACTAGTTTACCCAGATAATCTAGTATGGCTAGTATGTAGATAGTTGCAAGAGCCAAGGTCTTCATTTGCTTTCTCTTCTTTGGCCGTACACCTGCATCAGTATAggttgtataatgtataattgGTTCTTTGGTTCTACACTGCCTACTAAGATGTTGCTCAGATTATTTCTAGTCTTCTAGTCTATCACTAGTCTTCTTCATTTCCACTGCGGGGGACTGCATGGGTTTCAAAACTGCAGAGACAACTCAGTCTCACAAAAGCTGCAAAAATGTTGCTGACAGCCAGGCATGTGTCTTTTCAGCTCTATGTTTACTGCTGGGAGCTGAAACCAACGACGAGAAGTATCCATTAACGTATAATTCACTCGGTTGCAACTTTGTTGTAATTCAGTTATTAAGTTATAGATAGTCTCTAGATAATAATAAGAGACTAAAACACAGGATGATAATGAACAAACCTGAAGTTCTTCATACAGCATGACTCTAAGACAATCATGTCTTTAAACCGTGTCGATTGATTTGATATatcttaaaataaacaaatattattGCTTAAACCCATTGGTTAGCTGATATGCTGACATTGTCTGAAGGAGGGTCTGACCAGCCTTTGTCTTATCAGAGAAATGTATAACAGGCTTTGTCTCCACAGGGTTCTTAAAGTAACTATGGGgaccttttaaatgtttcttgaAATGTTCAATTTTCTATCTGGTGATCATAAATGACCActaacagcaaacaagactaactGTGAAACGAAAGCTTTTttcatatagtttttattaatgcctttgcaCGGTTCCCGccaagtcacaaaatgattttcaTCTCTCATTTTacccggtaacgctaactcagtaatagaGTGGGTAATACAGCACCAGCCGGCACCCTGAAAAGACCTTGATGACAgtaggtgtggtaaaaacacaacCGCTTCTGTCCAAAGGGGCCGcaagaatcaacacaaactgaaagttgcTCATAGCCACTTTAATGTTCAGTTTAAAGGGGATTGGAGTACATTGTTTACCTGTTGAAAACAGTGGATAGAAAAACAGAATTTCAAGTCATTTATTGTTGGAATATAGTTATAAATATTTGATATTGCACTGATAAACATTTCAGCAGTAATTTGCCTTACCTGACCTTACCTGACTGGTAGCATTGTTGTCGTGTTGTATGGTTGATGTAAGACAAGGAAGCAAGTGGCAAAATATTTCTAATTCCTTGAGCGGAACACATCCTGGTTTGGGGGAAAGAGCGAGTGCATATAGGCATGCTCTGAGGGAAGttgtacaacatgaataaactgAGCCTTTGTGTAGTTGATAGTTGGTGTTTCCCAGCCATTGTGGAGAGTTGGCATCCTCAGAGGCTACAAACAGGGCAGGAGGTTCTGACGTTTCTTTATCAGCCACATTTAAAGTACAGTTTAGACTTGTTTTGctgacatttttcatgttttgcaaGTAAATACAACATTTCATTTAGATGGTAACATATACTTATTATCTGTATGTAGTTGAATATTTCAACCTTTTATTGCTTTTGACCTTCTCTGTCATCACTCATTTCAAATGTCAGCATAGCCGATCTCACAACAAAGCTGCTGTCATAagcctgtgtttttgtttattttgtctgaAGATGCCAGGACCATAAAATAATGGTTTTATCTGCAGCTCAGCAGTTGGCTAATGACTGCTGGTCAACATAGTATTAATAAGCCACAATCAAATGTCATTCTTGTTCAGTTGTCTGTCAATATAATCAGAAAAGATGTACATGAGAACAACTAAATAGTGAATTAATCTGCATTAAAACACATTGACGGTGTATAAAAAGAGCAAGACTGAAAAGAGCATTCAGAGAGCCTTCACTGCAAGTAAACACAGCCTCTTATATATACTGACAAGTGACAATCCCAGGAAGCTTAAAATGAGGACTAGGGTAGGTGACAAGGTGGGTTACTGTGTTCAAAAACTTTACAAAATGTTCTTGTATATCATTTTTAATCTGAAGTCCAGTCTATTTGGCAACTGTTAGACTTTCAAACATATAAGGGAAACATACAGTCTGAGCTTGAAAGTAGAGTGGAGATACAGTCAGCGGTGGCAACGTGTGATACATCCAGATTAACTTGGGATAAAGTATCTACTATCCCAATCGTGTTTTATATCAAAGGCTACAGACATTTATCTTACACTATTCAGCACACTCATTCATCCAAATGAGACTAGATTGTCAACTCTTTCTCTCATTTTGCAAATAGGGACTTTGTGGGGTTTTGAGGAGTTTAGAAAGCAATTTGGACAGCGTGATCCTTGAATGGTTGTCATTGCGTCATTGGTTGTGGCAGTGGGTGAGTCATTGAGGTGTGCTTGTCAGATCCTGGTATTGTGCACTTTTTAAAACGTAATTTAGAggttttatgtgtttttgtgcatttctttttgtgtgtgtgtgtgtgtgtgtgtgtgtgtgtgtgtgtgtgtgtgtgtgtgtgtgtgaagaggtgAAGGTTGTTAGGCAGACAGAGGTAGGAGTAGAAAGAGTATAGCAGGAGATAGTGGTAGACAGGTGGAGGCAGGTGCAGAAAAATAatgcaatatataatataaactgCAGCTAAGCTAGTCAAATGCTAAGTGACAGAGCAACAGCCCCATTGTGTGTATCCATGAGGCCTAACCAACATGTTTTAGTTGAAGAGTGACATTCCTTCTATTGGGGATGGTGTGTTAATTTAGCTTATTGTGTCCATTGTTCATTGTTCATAATTGAACATTTTGTCCTGTGACTGTTGTAACTTTTACATGTAATGTGATATAGCTGGATCTCAGCCTGATGTGTAATGTTTGGTTGTTTTACAATGATATGACGTGTGTAGGAGAGCTATAAAAGTTAGTGAGCAAGCGTCCTTCCAACAGAACAAGGACCAggagctactactactactactactactactactactactattacaaCAGGTAGGATTTCCCATCATATCTCCTGCACCCTTACAGGTCTGTTAGAGGTTTGAGAGATATAATAAGATCCTGTAACCACCTTTTTAATTATCATTTCAAATGGTGTTGCCTGATTTACTGATTTGACTTTCTAACAGTTTTGACCGTTTTACATGAGGTGGTACAGTCGGCATGTATTTGACTTTGACTATTGCATGCAGACTAAGTTcacacattttcatattattttcattttgcagCAGTAGCAGTGTAAAAGTCTCAAAGACTGGAGCCTTCCATCAGAAGGATTAGAGCTCTGTACTGAGAGATGAATGGAATTATTGAGTTGAAAACTGgttataaaaaaacaatcttgTCAAAACTTGTGCAAAGCTAAAGTGACATTTAactgtttttgtgaaaaatcttttcagcatttttttaaggatgattttttttaataatgtcttTGTCTTTATCGGTAACCTGTTCAGGTTCATTCTGGTGTTCAGCAGTCAGAATGATGACTCCCGCTCTCCTCTCTGTGgccttgctgctgctgcttcttcctGGGGTTCCATCTGCAGGTAAGCCTCAGAATAgcttcagacttttttttcaaatgtttttatttttactgaaaattatttttttttaaatctcctcAGCTGTGGCCATTGAGAGTAATTCAATTGTATTATTGCAGTTATAGGATATTGTTTATACTCCTTATTGTATTTTCTTAACCAACTTTGACTTCCTTTTTTTCAGATCCCACTCTATATCCCATCCGTGTCCTGGTGGAAAACTCTGTAAACCACAGTCCCAATAAGACCTACGTTGCTTCTGTGGTTTACAGAGGAATCTTGCTGGGTGGACTGACGAGACTGCAGAAGTCAAACAAAGGCTTTAGGTAATATCACATCAGCTGTTAGCATTAACCCTATTAGGTCGGCGCTgtcacagacagaaaaacacgtCATTTACAACACTTTATATATCTTATTTAATATCTCCAGATCAATACAGTGTAGAgacttaatttatttttgtttagaaGCAAGCTTTTTTAATCCATCATAGAACTACAGTGTCTTTTAGTATCTTTGTAagataaataaattattatgaATCCAAAAATCAAATGCTGCAGAATTCACCATCAAATCATGTCCAATTATGAAATTGATGGGAAAGTTTATCAGTGGACTCACTGTTAGAAGAGGGGGGCATTGGTCATTAACTAAGACTTCAACggtaaaaaaaggttttcaaatCAGTGTTGCAACCTCTTCTTCCTTGCTACCATGACATGTTTAACTCCccgctgttctctctctctgctgccacCCCCAAGCTCTTTCTATAAATGTGCTACCATGTCTGAGTAAAGCCACAAGGAACATTAAAGTAAAAGTCACCTATATGAATCACAAATATCCCATCTCCTGTTGTCCTTGCAGGTTCACCTACACACAGGATCCAAACTATGGCCCGTTCCTACAGAGTGTAAACGGTTTGGCTGGaagtcaacagaaacacacCTACTGGGAGCTGCTGGTCAAGCCTGCGAACAACCAAACATTCCGTCCTGATGTTGGTGAGTCAACCAAGAGAACACCTTTGTCTTTATGCAGTCAACATCCACAGTATCTTGTTCTTACTGAAAATGTATAATCGTGTTGCATCTTGATTTTGTTTGCAGGTATTGGATGTTACATCCCAAATCCGAATGACCTAATCATCCTCAACTATGCCAAGTACTAAAGGATGAGCAGCCGCTGGAAATCACCATGGGAACAAAGCCAGATTCAACTGTATGATTATGTATTTCACAGATTATGATTCAACTAAAATGAATTTGTGTTTCTTATTTAGCGAGAAATAAAGGCGTGATAAATGGCCGTTAATGTAAACAGTGTGCTAAATGCAGTAAGAAAACCGACTGTTATAGTAATGGTACTGACCAGCAAAGAGCTGACTTTATTTTCCCATGGGAATCCCTACCTTCACCTTAAATTGTTCTGCTTGTTAACCAGATACTTTCTCATTCCTTCTTTAAAAAGGGATTAGGATAACATACTACTCGTCAATGCAAATAAATGGTTTACACTTGGTTGTGGGTTtgtggatggtggatggatgattttgtcttttgttgcGGATCTGAATAGCGTTAAACAGTTAATAATAACAAATTAGGCAAAACattcatgatgatgatgacaataCAGGTGAAAATGTCCATTCAACTCACATCAATACACTCTTTGTTCTGCCTGGTGTGGTTTGGTTTGGAGGGAAAAGAGAGTCACAGGCCTGAAGGGTGGAGTTATATATCCTTGGAAAGGGGAatggtttaaagtgctcatattatgctttttggctatttccctttccttcattttgttatatatctttttgtgcatgttataggtttacaaagtcaAAAAGCCAagagtccaccccaaagggacttaccatctccaacagaaaacactgttcacaaactgctccaaacagctctattgtagtccagcctttacttccgtgaccaACGCGCCtcattttgtgtcactttgtaacaaatgttataatgctcgcctagctgctagcatggcatgccctcatactctgcttctgactggctagtagtgctgacctaggtactgcgcatgtgcgactcccaacaaagatggaatagaagtgagatgcctcactctgtagataaaacagagagctcaacacacagggtgaaaagaggagctgcagcaatgtgtagtgcaacaaaaatatggtgttttctgaaaattaaaccatgtaatcctattctgatacaacctctaaatacaattatgaacctggaaatgagcataatatgagcacttactGTAATGATTGACAGCACTTGCAATGGTGCAGGGGAGGTAGAGACTTGATATTTAACACTGTATTTAGCAAAGTAACTTTACAACCAGCCAAACCAAGGGGCCCATCTTGTCTTTAAAGGAGTCTCTCTTGGGACTGTACAGAAATACATTAATTGTAGGACAATATTATAAAAGCTAAAATATGGCTGTATGCTTTGGTAAATGAATACTATATGGTACTAACGGAAGGTGTAGGATGCTTAGATCGTAGTTGTTGGcttaaacatttaaacagtGAAGGGGCCTTTTAAGATCTTCAGATAATATGTCATTCTCTTTGTCTCACTCTTGCTCTAATGGATTTGTGATTCCAATATGAACAACTTGCCAAAATCTGTCATTTATCACACTCAGTGAACACAGTAAAGACTCGGTGGAGTCAGTTTACCCAgattacaaaacaaacattttgtctCTTATCACAATCTAACAATCTAATCTAAGGTTTTGAGACATTTGACTAGAATTTCATTTCTGGTGCTCACAGcattaaaaagtgacatttaaaaCGGCGATTGGCCACCTGTCAGGACACTTAGACTGCTGAAACACATTGGatatcatactgtatattcagaaCACAAACATAATGTCAGCTGTTTATCCCTAATGTTAATTAACCTTTGAAACCCTTTAAAATCCACACATGGAAGAATATTTTTTATTCAGATGATAGTATCACTCAACATTAAACACAGAtgcatgttgtgtgtttgttcactTATGAAATACATTGTCAAGCAACACCGACTCTGATCTCATGTTGATGTGCTGTGGCTGCTGAATCTTCACCACTTAGTAAATTTCAGGATGATTTGCTCGTTtgcactgggaatgtagcatcCAATACCTGCACAAAAACATCCATAATGTGATATACAGTAAAATGACTACAAGAAAGGCTGATCAACAGACATTTGCATAGTGGACTTACCAACGTCAGGTCTTATGATTTTGCCATCTGGAGTCTTAACCAGCAGCTCCCAGTATGTATGGTCTTTATCATTTCCAGCCACTCCGTTCACACTCTCCAGGTACGGGCCATAGTTTGTATCCTCTGTGTAGGTGAACCTGCAGGACCAAACAGAAGAACAATTGATTTGTTAATCTTAGGTGAAGTTATCTTGAACAATGTGCGCCctaatttttaaataaaggcAACACGAGTAAAGAGATAAAACCATGATCAGTATTTatatagtcttgctttgccagaccttccttcacagcgctgcggaggagagtctggctagtccacacatcattccgggatgggagaaaaacatgctctggtttattggcatttctttaaaccaatcacaatcgtcataggCGGCGCTAAGATCTTCtgagctgtctcaatttaccctgcagagatctgaggagcagttagcacttaaaattccaacacaaagaaagcggaaggaaacggacatcggtgAAAAGACAtgaatctggcggaatttcctgcggcaccggagcaatcccagaagtgatATAGACTAGTATTTATATGACTGGCTGATCATATGATTGTACTTACATGGGGTAGGTGTGTTAGAAAGCATCCCAGCATGCACAGGAACAAAAGATTCATATAGATGCAATAAGTGTAATTGTATGTGTGTCCATGCTTTAACACAGGGTTACTGTTACTGGTGTTATTTGGGGTTATATTGTGCACCAAACAAGGCTAATAAGTGTTGCTTATACTGCATCTGTTCATATGTGACCTTTTAGTCACTGTTGGACAATCTTGTGTTCTTAGTTTTCTAATGACACAAACAAGGTCTTTCTATGTTTGTCATCAGACTTACAGCCTGAGTTTTGGTCTACATTGTGCTGTGAtggcaaatttacatttaagcatgat
It contains:
- the LOC144515774 gene encoding cobalamin binding intrinsic factor-like, with the translated sequence MMTPALLSVALLLLLLPGVPSADPTLYPIRVLVENSVNHSPNKTYVASVVYRGILLGGLTRLQKSNKGFRFTYTQDPNYGPFLQSVNGLAGSQQKHTYWELLVKPANNQTFRPDVGIGCYIPNPNDLIILNYAKY